From a region of the Pseudanabaena sp. ABRG5-3 genome:
- the clpS gene encoding ATP-dependent Clp protease adapter ClpS, protein MAIFAAVQTPEKVKDTVREIVRKPYPKYKVIVLNDDFNTFEHVSECLMKYIPSMTEDLAWELTNQIHFEGLAIVWVGPMEQAELYHAQLKQAGLTMAPLEAE, encoded by the coding sequence ATGGCTATTTTTGCTGCTGTGCAAACTCCCGAAAAAGTTAAAGATACCGTGCGGGAAATAGTACGAAAGCCTTACCCCAAATATAAGGTCATTGTGTTAAATGATGATTTCAATACTTTTGAACATGTTTCTGAGTGTTTAATGAAATATATTCCGAGCATGACAGAGGATCTTGCTTGGGAATTAACCAATCAAATCCATTTTGAAGGCTTAGCGATCGTTTGGGTCGGACCAATGGAGCAGGCTGAGCTTTATCACGCCCAATTAAAGCAAGCTGGCTTAACAATGGCTCCTCTGGAAGCTGAGTAA
- a CDS encoding DUF4157 domain-containing protein, which translates to MKFIYKKNLKSHEISTNPPTLNLQTRPFAPNHLDNYQDDNTGVSSPTYTKRNSSENLLDKLISSSNSEQSTKPIQRKPYTRLAAVRAQRMSTAIQAKLNIGAPNDKYEKEADATAAQVVKQINSPSQEKSVQRQESIEDEDQLQMKPEISTIQRQESMEEENEELQMKSLVQRRGGNIAVGDASQDLESSIQQAKGSGQPLDPNLQTKMGQVMGSDFSGVKIHTDAQSDQLNQSIQAKAFTTGQDVFFRQGAYNPKSKEGQELIAHELTHVVQQDSNQSIQRKIKFKPEKLAGTVSTKAKIASAFTDEGMSTLQRIKLVLKEYWKTNDPKIEANMLNFLRSQAELWLAQHKHTKTKKGRQKTALIDELLQSVIAEQAAVSRSDNYVKDLKENKFQFLTEASKGYATEDLAKQASAPLAKEHGLLEGELRAIKMYTGAEFKYINPILANNDAWLNSQMGELIPMYDTYENGMPDFFKGRNNLYDFNDDERTRLKEEAHIHAGMATSGLERLPNIVSQCFRGLGLSEAEFKAQYEDKVGQVISFPSFTSTSRKITTAKEFAETNSRQRGRIGVLLKMNVKFGKDVSKISNASSESEVLLLPNAQFKIDAFEESVNGYKQIVLTQVA; encoded by the coding sequence ATGAAATTCATCTATAAAAAAAATTTGAAGTCACATGAAATATCCACTAATCCTCCGACTCTAAACTTGCAAACTCGACCGTTCGCGCCTAATCATCTAGACAATTATCAAGACGACAATACAGGCGTTTCTAGTCCTACTTATACTAAAAGAAATTCATCAGAAAACCTATTAGACAAATTAATTTCCTCATCAAATTCAGAACAATCTACTAAACCAATTCAACGCAAACCCTATACAAGACTTGCGGCAGTTCGTGCTCAGAGAATGAGTACAGCAATCCAAGCTAAGCTCAACATAGGAGCGCCAAACGACAAATATGAAAAAGAGGCAGATGCCACAGCCGCACAAGTCGTTAAGCAAATTAATTCACCATCACAGGAAAAATCTGTCCAAAGACAGGAATCGATAGAAGATGAAGATCAACTTCAGATGAAGCCTGAAATCTCTACAATCCAAAGGCAAGAGTCTATGGAGGAAGAGAATGAAGAATTGCAAATGAAGTCTCTCGTCCAAAGGCGTGGTGGAAATATTGCTGTTGGTGATGCTTCTCAAGATCTTGAATCCTCTATTCAACAGGCAAAGGGAAGTGGACAGCCCTTAGATCCGAATCTGCAAACAAAAATGGGGCAGGTGATGGGATCTGATTTTAGTGGGGTGAAGATTCATACTGATGCTCAGTCAGATCAATTAAATCAATCAATTCAAGCGAAGGCTTTTACTACTGGTCAAGATGTTTTCTTCCGTCAAGGGGCTTACAACCCCAAGAGTAAAGAAGGGCAAGAGCTGATTGCTCATGAACTCACTCATGTTGTTCAGCAAGATAGTAATCAATCAATCCAAAGGAAAATCAAATTTAAGCCTGAAAAATTAGCAGGAACAGTGTCCACAAAAGCCAAGATTGCTTCAGCTTTTACAGATGAAGGAATGAGTACATTGCAAAGAATTAAACTTGTTCTAAAAGAATATTGGAAAACGAATGATCCCAAAATAGAAGCAAATATGCTGAACTTTTTGAGGTCACAGGCGGAGCTTTGGTTGGCTCAACACAAACATACAAAGACTAAGAAAGGTCGGCAAAAAACTGCCCTTATAGACGAATTGCTCCAATCGGTAATTGCAGAGCAAGCAGCGGTATCGCGGTCTGACAATTACGTGAAAGATCTTAAAGAAAATAAGTTTCAATTTCTGACAGAAGCATCCAAGGGATATGCTACAGAGGATTTGGCTAAACAAGCAAGTGCCCCTTTAGCCAAAGAGCATGGATTGCTAGAAGGAGAACTAAGAGCGATTAAGATGTATACGGGAGCAGAGTTTAAGTATATTAACCCGATACTTGCTAATAATGACGCTTGGCTGAATAGTCAAATGGGTGAACTTATACCAATGTATGATACTTATGAGAATGGAATGCCTGATTTCTTTAAAGGTAGAAACAATCTTTATGACTTTAATGACGATGAACGTACCCGTTTAAAGGAAGAAGCCCATATCCATGCGGGTATGGCTACTTCAGGACTAGAAAGGCTACCTAATATAGTAAGCCAATGCTTTAGAGGATTGGGGCTATCTGAAGCGGAGTTTAAAGCGCAATATGAAGATAAAGTGGGTCAGGTAATTAGTTTTCCTAGCTTTACAAGTACATCAAGAAAAATCACTACTGCTAAAGAATTTGCGGAGACTAACTCCAGACAGCGAGGAAGAATAGGAGTTTTATTGAAGATGAATGTTAAATTTGGAAAAGATGTTTCAAAAATTTCTAATGCTTCATCAGAGTCTGAGGTTTTACTCTTACCTAATGCTCAATTTAAAATTGATGCATTTGAAGAATCAGTCAATGGTTACAAACAGATTGTATTAACTCAGGTAGCTTAG